The genomic region GTTTAAGGAATTGATCGAATGGATGCAGATCAACAAAGCGAAAGGGACGGCGCTGGAGTATGTTCATCATCCAAAGCTTTCGGGGCCCCCGGAGCGGTTTGTGGGGTTCAAATAGGAAGCAAATAGCCTCGTAGCTGCTTAGGAAATCGAAGTACGGCAGGTGCTCTGACATGGGAAGCATACCAAAATGTGCTCAAAGGCGTTAGCTTTAAATAGTTTGCACATAAAGCATTAACTGATAAAAATGATTTCGAATATAGAAATTGAGAACTTTAAATGTTTTGGGAAAGGAAAAAATTTTGGAAAAATATCGGAGCTAGGTAGAGTTAGTGTCATCTACGGTGCAAACAACTCTGGAAAGTCATCTATCTTGCAAGCCATTAGTCTTTTAAAGCAGTCAATTATAGTGAGGTACTAAACTTTTAATACTTATCTTTCGTATCTTAGTTCATGTCTAAACCCGAACAGATCCCTATTCATCGATC from Methanomicrobia archaeon harbors:
- a CDS encoding AAA family ATPase gives rise to the protein MISNIEIENFKCFGKGKNFGKISELGRVSVIYGANNSGKSSILQAISLLKQSIIVRY